The Rhizobium leguminosarum DNA segment TCTGCAGGATATTGCGAGCGGCGAAACCATCCGCGTCGGCGCGGCGGCGCACCGCCTGAAGGGCGCGGCAAGCTCGGTCGGCGCGTTCCGCGTGTCGCAGACGGCGGAAGCCGTCGAGGAAAACGGCGGCGATGCCGGCGCGACGGCCGCGCTCGGTGCCGCCGTCATCGACGCCGAGAATTTCATCCTGAAGCTCTGCCGCGGCTGATCCCTGTTTGGGAGTTGCTCGAACAAGGCCCGTTGTTCCATTGCGGAACCACGGGTCTTTTTGCGACCTCCGGCATGACGCTTTGAAGACGGCGGGCGAAACACTGATCTGCGAGGTTATGGTGAATTTCCCAATATTGACTGAAGCGTCGAATTGTCGGAAGAAAATCCGCCCATCATTTGAAGACCGGAAATAGTCCTGATGCCCAAACTTACCATCGTCGCCTTTGACGGCACGCGCTTCGATCTCGACGTCGACCAAGGCTCCACCGTGATGGAGAATGCCGTGCGCAATTCGGTGCCCGGCATCGAGGCCGAGTGCGGCGGCGCCTGCGCCTGCGCGACCTGTCATGTCTATGTCGATGAGGCGTGGACCGAACAGGTCGGCCAGCCGGAAGCGATGGAAGAGGATATGCTCGACTTCGCCTTCGATGTGCGCCCGTCCTCGCGGCTATCCTGTCAGATCCGCATGAAGGCTGTCTATGACGGACTCGTGGTGCACGTGCCGGAACGCCAGGCTTAAGCGCGCTGCGCTTTAACGTCGCTAAAACAGTCGGTATCAAAAAAGACGCCTCGCGCGCTTGAGCGAGCGAGGCGAGGCGGGCGCATTACCTACGGATGAGGGAGGACCATCCGCG contains these protein-coding regions:
- a CDS encoding 2Fe-2S iron-sulfur cluster-binding protein: MPKLTIVAFDGTRFDLDVDQGSTVMENAVRNSVPGIEAECGGACACATCHVYVDEAWTEQVGQPEAMEEDMLDFAFDVRPSSRLSCQIRMKAVYDGLVVHVPERQA
- a CDS encoding Hpt domain-containing protein; the protein is MAAQMAALNIVFEAPDNAKGPCPSKVRPIDLVHLAKQTMGDKTLEIEVLQMFARQARACLQDIASGETIRVGAAAHRLKGAASSVGAFRVSQTAEAVEENGGDAGATAALGAAVIDAENFILKLCRG